The Chloroflexota bacterium genomic sequence GTACCAGAAATCCGCAACAGGTGAATTGGTCGCGATAGTGCGAGATGAATACCTAGCTCCCAGAGCAGCTCGCCAGCCTGCAGGCACCATTACTCAAATGGTAATTTACTACGAAGACCTACAAGGTGAAAACCTTCGTCCGGTTGCGCTCGTCCATCAGTACTTGCAGCCGGATGGGAAAGTCGGCGGTAGTGGCCGACCAGACCCGAAATGGCTGCGACTTCCCGACGGCACGATTATTGCGGCAACGGAGTCTCCGTGAAGTGTCCGTTTGACCGCTTAGATTAGTGCCCCCGCCTAAGGGGTATCGTTCACCTACGCAATGCACCCGCATTCCATGTTTGTGTGTACGGTAGCAAGACCTTCCATTAGTACGTCGCCCGGCCGCCGCTGAGATCGAAAACGGCGCCGGTGCTGAACGAGCACTCAGCCGACGCCAGCCACGCCACCAACGCCGCCACCTCGCTGATCTCGCCGCTGCGCTTCATGGGAATGCGGGCCAGCAGCATGTCCATCTGCGCCGCCGTGGTCTGCTCCCAGATGGGCGTACGGACGACGGCGGGCGTGAGGCAGTTTACGCGGATGCCGGTCTCCGCCAGTTCTTTGCCCAGTGATTTTGTCAGGCCAATAATTGCCGCTTTTGTTGCTGAATAGGGCACCATGTTCGGGTTGCCCTCTTTGCCCGCGATCGACGCCATATTCACGATGCGGCCGTAGTCGCGGGCGAGCATGTGCGGAATGGCATGCTGGCAGAAAAGATAGGTGCCGCGCAGGTTCACCGCATAGACGCGGTCGAGCTCGCTCACCGGCAGTTCCCACAGCGGCGCGGTATTGCCGATGATGCCGGTGTTGTTCATGAGCACGTCGATGCGCCCCCAGGCATCCATGGCCTGGGCAATCGCGCGTTCAGCCGTTGTCTCTTCGGCGGTGTCGCCGCTCATCGCCAGCGCTGCGATGCCTTGCGCCGCCAGCCCCGCCGCGGCACGATCGGCAACCGCTCCGTCAATGTCGGTGATGAGCACCCGCGCGCCCTCGCTCCCCAGCCGCTCGGCAATGCCCAAGCCAATGCCGCTGCCGGCGCCGGTGACAATGGCTACCTGGTCTTCAAAACGCCGCACGAAGTACACCCTTCTCTTGTGAGCTCTTGCTTGCTCCGCTTTCAACGTCGTCTGATCCACGGCATGTCTTGCGGCCCGCCTTCCGTCCCCTATTGTAGCGAAGGCGGGCGTACGCTTCCCACATTTACCCATGAATCCGACTCAGAGGCATGGCTGGCCAACGGGGTATCGTCTTGCTTAGAGGGCGGCATCTCCAAGACTCCACAGACCGAGAAGTCCGTTCGTGCTGCGTGCTGCGCGAAGCCCTTGCCTGTCCTGAACCCGGCGCAGGGTCGCAGCGATGACGGTCGCAGATTTGTGCGTGTCGTGATCGGACCCAGCTTGGCGTGGCGCCGAGTTCATGTCTGACACTTGTCACGTGAATCGACGAAAAGGGTCAGCACGCCGGCGGACGCAGGTTGCAAACCTGCGCCACCGGAAGGGCCGGACTCGGCGAGGGGCACGACACGTCGTGCCTCTACCCATTGGTCATTGCTGTAAGTGTTGAGTAATTCGTTGACAGAATTCTCTCCCAAATTGGCAGTGTTGACAGATCATGTCATTCCGAACGGAGCGCAGCGAAGAGAGGAATCTAAGATGTTGAGCCTATTGGGCGACACGTTGCATGGGCCCTAGATTCCTCGCTCCGCTCGGAATGACATGATCTGTCAACGCTGCCAATTTGGGAGAGAATTCTGTCAACGAATTACTCAACACTTACAGGAATGACAGGTACCTCAGCGCAACAAACTAGATAATCCTAAATCTACTAATACCAAGATGCGCACCGGTTGAACACGCGGTACCATAATTGCTGGACGCGAGAGAAGATCATCGCCTGCCGAAGAGCAGAGAACGACATGTCTAACGTCGCTTGAGGAGATTCATTCATGCGCGCTGTACGCTTTCACTCGTTCGGAGGGCCTGAAACACTGCAACTCGATGCCGTGCCGGTGCAAGAGCCCGGTGCCGATGAGGTCATGGTAAAGATTCACGCTTCAGGCGTGAACCATCTCGATATCTGGCTTCGCATCGGCGCGCGGCCGGGCATAGAGCCGCCGCACACGCCCGGCTCCGAAATTGCCGGCGAGATCGTGCAAATTGGTGACGCCGTGCGCAGCGTCGCCGTTGGCCAACGGGTTGCTGTTTCACCGTGGGCCTTCTGCGGCGTGTGTGAGTTCTGCTTGCGGGGCGAAGAGAGCATCTGCGCCAACGGCAACATTGTCGGCACGGCCCCAAACCAGGGCGGCTATGCGGAGTACGTAACGGTGCCGGCATCGATAGCCGTTCCGATTCCAGATTCTCTTTCCTACAATGCCGCCGCGGCCCTCACCCTGGCCGCCATCACCTCCTGGCATATGCTCTACCGGCGCACACGTGTCCAGCCGGGCGAGTGGGTGCTCGTGCAAGCGGCCGGGAGCGGCGTTGGCGTGTACGCCGTGCAGATTGCGCGCTTCCTCGGCGCGCGGATCATTGCCACCGCCGGCAGCAAGGAAAAGCTCGACCGCGCACGGGCTTTGGGCGCAGAGGCGACGATCAACTACAGCGAAATGGTTGTCGCAGATGAAGTGAAGCGCATCACGAACGGACGAGGCGTCGATGTGGTCTTTGAGCACGTAGGCGAAGCAACCTGGGAGCAGAGCATCCGCTCGCTGGCGCGCAACGGGCGGCTTGTCACGTGCGGCGCGACGACGGGACGCGGCGGCACGGTGGACATCGGCCATCTCTACACGCGCCAGCTTAGTTTGCTCGGCAGCATGGGCGGCAACCGCCTTGACCTGCAGCAGGTTCTCTCGCTCGCCGACCGCGGCATCCTGAACCCGGTGCTCGATACCGTATTCCCGCTGGAGGAGGCGAGAAAGGCGCACGAACGCATGGCCGCCCGCGCGCAATTCGGCAAGATGCTGCTGCATCCAACGGAATAGGCTAAATGCGGATCAATGGTCCGACAAGCCGCGTCGGCGCAGCCAAGTCATGGGACTGAAGGGTGCGGCGCAGATGCGAGGTTTACAGGCTGTGGTCAACCCCTGGACGCCTTATCGCCGCTTAGAAAGAGTAGATGGATTCCGGCTTACGTGGGAATGGCGACACGCGGCAAGTGCGGCCTAGCCTGCGTCAATCGGTGCGCTAGTCTAAATCCCACATCGAAAGGTAGCGCTCGCCGGCATCCGGGATGATTGTCACCACGGTCTTGTCCGGCCCCAACTCTTGGCCGACTGCAAGGGCGGCGACCACGGCGCCACCGGCGGAAATGCCGGCCAGGATGCCTTCCTCTTTGGCAAGCCGCTCAGCCATGGCAATTGCCGCCTCATCTTCCACTGTCAGCACCTCGGCAAGCACGCTGCGGTCCAAGATGCCCGGTACAAAACCAGCCCCCGTCCCTTGAATGCGCGTGATTCCCGGTCGACCACCGGATAACACGGCTGACTTTGCGGGCTCAACGGCAATCACACGCACGTGCGGCGCTTCGTCGCGCATCACTTGGCCGATGCCGGTGATGGTTCCGCCGGTGCCCACCATGGCCACCACGGCATCCAGCTTACCTCCGGTGTCGTGAAGGATTTCGCGCGCCGTGGTCTCGCGGTGAACGGTGGGATTAGCCGGATTCATGAACTGCTGCGGCATGTAGTAGCCGTGTTCACGCACGAGTTCCTGAGCGGCGTACACCGCTCCGGACATGCCCTCGATGGCGGGCGTGAGGACGAGTTCAGCGCCCAGCAACGCGAGGAGCTTGCGCCGCTCCACGCTCATGTCTTCCGGCATGGTGAGCAAGAGCCGGTAGCCGCGCACGGCGCAAACGATCGCGAGGCCGATGCCCGTGTTGCCGCTGGTCGGCTCCACCCCCGTGTCTCCCGGCTTGAGCTTGCCCTCCCGCTCAGCCGCCTCGATCATGGCCAGCCCGATGCGGTCCTTCACACTGCCGCCTGGGTTTCTCGATTCGATCTTAACGAGCACTGTTGCCGATTCAGGCCCCGGCAGACGATTAAGACGCACCAGCGGCGTGCGCCCGATTAGTTGAAGCACGTCGTCGTAGATCATGGGCGGCAATGGGGAAGAATCAGACATCTTTATTCCTTAATTGGCTGGTCTGTGAAACTCGGCATTAACGCACCGGGAAATCTTTGCAATGAGACCCGTCTAGGGTTCCACGTCAGCCTGCTGCACAGTGGCTTCCTGGCCTTCAAGCGGCTGGAGCTGACCCATGGCGGCGATGCTATGCTCCATCATACCGCGCACGGCAGGGAGGTTCGGCCTGAGCACCTCTGCGCCCGAAGGGAGGGTAACGTCCTGTACCAGGTTTCCCTCATAATCGATGACCCGGCTATACACGCGTTCGCGCGGGATCTCGGCGCCAAGCCTCGCCAAGTCCAAAACGCGTTGAGGCGATGTGAATACAGGAAAATTCGTGTCGATGATGCCAGCAAAGTCATCGAGAAGAAAGGGCACTTTCACGAGGTTTTGAAAGGTAAGTAACTGCGACTTGAGCGCCACTAAGACCTGTTGTTGCCGATCGATACGGCCGAAGTCACCCCGCGGATCGTCAAAGCGCGTACGCACGTAGCGGAGCAACGTTTCGCCACCCATGTAGTGCACCCCACTCTTGATGACAAAGGGATCGAAACCGGTATCGTCGGCATTCGGGAAGCGATAGTCATTTATGTCGTACTTGACGTCAATTTCAATCCCGCCTAACTGATCTATGATGCGGCGAAAGCCATCAAAGTCGATAGTAATGTAAAAGTCTATTGGGACGCCCAGGAGAGTCTCCGCCGATGCCATGACAAGCTCTGCGCCGCCGATACTGAAGAGCTCGTTGATGCGTCGACTTTCATACCCCGGCACCAGCGCCATCACGTCGCGGGGGATAGAGACAAGCATCGCGGCTTTCTTGACGGGGTCAACCGTAACCACTATGATCGTGTCCGCCCGGCCCACGTCATTTGCCCGCGTGTCTACGCCGATAACGACGACACTAAAGGGTTCTGTCTCAGACCAGTCCGTCAGTGGAAGCTCTTCAGCCGTAGGCGTATCCTCAAGGATCTTATCCTTAAGAGCAGAGCTCTCCCCGGCTTTAGTTCCGGCTGATTCCGATGTGCCTGCTGTCGAGCCACCGTCCCGACTAAATAACCACGCGGTACCCCCAAGAAGTGCGAACAGGAGAAG encodes the following:
- a CDS encoding SDR family NAD(P)-dependent oxidoreductase, which encodes MRRFEDQVAIVTGAGSGIGLGIAERLGSEGARVLITDIDGAVADRAAAGLAAQGIAALAMSGDTAEETTAERAIAQAMDAWGRIDVLMNNTGIIGNTAPLWELPVSELDRVYAVNLRGTYLFCQHAIPHMLARDYGRIVNMASIAGKEGNPNMVPYSATKAAIIGLTKSLGKELAETGIRVNCLTPAVVRTPIWEQTTAAQMDMLLARIPMKRSGEISEVAALVAWLASAECSFSTGAVFDLSGGRATY
- a CDS encoding zinc-binding dehydrogenase produces the protein MRAVRFHSFGGPETLQLDAVPVQEPGADEVMVKIHASGVNHLDIWLRIGARPGIEPPHTPGSEIAGEIVQIGDAVRSVAVGQRVAVSPWAFCGVCEFCLRGEESICANGNIVGTAPNQGGYAEYVTVPASIAVPIPDSLSYNAAAALTLAAITSWHMLYRRTRVQPGEWVLVQAAGSGVGVYAVQIARFLGARIIATAGSKEKLDRARALGAEATINYSEMVVADEVKRITNGRGVDVVFEHVGEATWEQSIRSLARNGRLVTCGATTGRGGTVDIGHLYTRQLSLLGSMGGNRLDLQQVLSLADRGILNPVLDTVFPLEEARKAHERMAARAQFGKMLLHPTE
- the cysK gene encoding cysteine synthase A — protein: MSDSSPLPPMIYDDVLQLIGRTPLVRLNRLPGPESATVLVKIESRNPGGSVKDRIGLAMIEAAEREGKLKPGDTGVEPTSGNTGIGLAIVCAVRGYRLLLTMPEDMSVERRKLLALLGAELVLTPAIEGMSGAVYAAQELVREHGYYMPQQFMNPANPTVHRETTAREILHDTGGKLDAVVAMVGTGGTITGIGQVMRDEAPHVRVIAVEPAKSAVLSGGRPGITRIQGTGAGFVPGILDRSVLAEVLTVEDEAAIAMAERLAKEEGILAGISAGGAVVAALAVGQELGPDKTVVTIIPDAGERYLSMWDLD
- a CDS encoding LCP family protein — encoded protein: MQRRIRYSPRRVRWRRVSLGLGLTLLLLFALLGGTAWLFSRDGGSTAGTSESAGTKAGESSALKDKILEDTPTAEELPLTDWSETEPFSVVVIGVDTRANDVGRADTIIVVTVDPVKKAAMLVSIPRDVMALVPGYESRRINELFSIGGAELVMASAETLLGVPIDFYITIDFDGFRRIIDQLGGIEIDVKYDINDYRFPNADDTGFDPFVIKSGVHYMGGETLLRYVRTRFDDPRGDFGRIDRQQQVLVALKSQLLTFQNLVKVPFLLDDFAGIIDTNFPVFTSPQRVLDLARLGAEIPRERVYSRVIDYEGNLVQDVTLPSGAEVLRPNLPAVRGMMEHSIAAMGQLQPLEGQEATVQQADVEP